In Dreissena polymorpha isolate Duluth1 chromosome 11, UMN_Dpol_1.0, whole genome shotgun sequence, the genomic window tatggatgaggtactaaataaaaaataaaaaacatatttctgtgccgtttttttaaagtaataaatctctgaagcggaggaatgatgattgtttacggtaaggccgactcgtcttttacttaaatgtccgcagataacaaaatactcatgtttacattggtttttaatttattaatcttcgtaataagtccaaataaaaacatgtaaaaataacttcaaaaatattaaacatttgtgacatacggtaaagtggtgaaaattatacatagcaatttgtctattgatacatcgCCCGGTGTCTGGTAAGAACAATAGtaaatcgactgctgacacttgtacacatttaaagttaatccgtgtaaatacaaactgtcaacagttgcaggtgtctttatgccaccaattatcgcttctcggcctttgactaagatcaaagtgtaaagtgtagtgttggcatcctttcgatcatttgtctttattgcgtcacgcctaaaacagttatccgttaatgatatgcacaacggttctgctacaaactacttctgaccaatcaaaaataattacttgatcgttggatacgcctttaaccaatcgctatttTCCAACTTCACAtgatatattttttgattggatgaaggtgtggtttcgttgatttattcacaactgtcccacagttaatgcataatcgtttcgtaaataaatagatcttatctgagtgaagattttattcattgtttgattataataatattacgcactcaccctggattattaaaaagtgtaattggacatatcaaatacacaattactttggATCATCTGCTTAGTATTATCagataagacgtttttccagaacgcagaaaatattcctcgggtatcacgtgatttacgaatatgtatataacagtcgaatagcgagcgatgcgagtgttggtaaattcatgtgtttcacgcataatggcgaaagcgttgttgattatttgagagcaagttacaatgattttgaccatataatgaatttctgcgttcaagattttacagaattttcaaatcaatagcactaacatttgaatacaaaaatatctgctcataatataaacagtgaaagttattacgttaaatgggatactaattttgatttgtgaaatatatatcaagttcgaaataatcaatgatatgttattatgattttgaaaaataaaatatatttttcgtgataataaatcattgaaacgttgaatgttttgttttaaatatattcttattaataatatcccaaaaaatgtcaactgccggtaCAGAAGCCTTCAGAACCATGAAtaaaacgtcacttaaacatgtccgagatattgaggaaatttaccccccgacttatggcagagtcatTGACAGTGCtacagccagcttttcaaaatagaggggagcttcctccaaaagggcacatttcacgcgtaattttggaaaatagggcatttggttataaatatacttaagtatatactttggttatactatatacttatgaattgtaaacattagtgcattggatgatttcaccaattgtatgctgttcctcattttgtgtaatgaaattataataaatatattactatctacattggcgctaaggaaaacaacttagttTCCAATTTCAtaaccgacttgggctagcatcagactacacgcattagagatatgtagatatcatatttctttccgatgtgtgtgtgtgtgtcgggggggggggggggggaattttgatgtttttttatcacctatcatcattgaactgcatgttaatctttcaggttccagtttcagcatcagtggccttgtagaagaaacaaagaaaacatgaaataaattcaggggtttcactgggtcaaaaaaacgttgtgactgtcacCACTTAAATTCGTTGCTATTAATAACTTTGAaccaatgtttgtccacaataaataatattaattcaaacaaaaatcgatattgacaaatttaaagtccaAACAATGATCAATGccaccatgaagtagcatccagtctggagaataaaatgaaacattgttattgttactaataggatatatttattttacaacacattatttcaactaatgtcaacaatgttgacagttttgttaggtcgcgaaaatatatgacaatatcaaaattacattttacttgcagagggataaatcctccttccaaacaagttctttatttgttgaaataacaactgtctgcccctattcatgttaaaattcatcatgattgaggacagaaaGTGTtctaaagttcagaaataaaatccaaacacaaatatgttttccatgtcgtaatttcggactaaaaattaaccgcatattcgcattaaaaaagattattaattttcaaattttaaatggtATTTTGAATTAcaaatcactatttttgcaaacaaaaaatcatagccaaagacttcagaagtttaaaaaaattcgatagtgctgagtttgatttcattcgagtgtgattgtgcctaaccaaccGTGACCTCAGGGatttccagtcgttacaccccctggacgttacacccctggtcattacacccaccaagcctggtcattacacccactaagcctggacattacacccaccaagatattgattagattagaaaggtgttatcaacttatgaaccactaattggatttgtcatgtaagatgacactgatgagattaatggttgctcaaattatttaatgactgtaacaatatgcatctaaataataaatactttttttcaagaatatacagacagaaaaaacttgaagaaataaaaataaagataaataaaataaatatttagaataaacaaaacacaatcttaattcatatacatttatatgacAATATTAAAGTATCATACATTAAAATTGAATTGTGTATCGTAATCAAGATGCATTTTTCAAGCTTAATCATCTTTTATCCTTTTATTAATTTAAGATGTGTGATGTCATAACAGCTTTCCTGCCTCAATTATAAaacatagttaaataaaataattgccatATGTATTGGTACTATTAAAATCCCCAAAGCCTGAAAGAgaatatacaattaaataaacactTACTTTAAAGGTCCCGTCCATAAACCAGCGCTTGGTTGACCGTAGTATTTCCAGTTGCCTTGGTGTGGAAAAGAGGATGTGCCGTTCCCTGTCAACACGCAGGTCGGCTATGATGTAGTCCCCGCAGTTCAGATAGTCTTGATTCACTGCAAACTCCAGGTTAGTTGGCTCTGACGGTCTTTGGCTCTTTCTGTGACGGTTGGCCTTCCTCTGGAGGGACTCTGCTGTTGGCAGGTTTGGGCGGGTACCCCTGTCAGAAAGAGCAGTTCTCGCCAAGTCCATAGCGGAGTGGTACAGATGGTTTGAAGAGTCTTCCTTgattttcacagatttttccTTCTTGTACAGCAGACTTGGATCAGCGGGATGACAATGGTTGGTGCTGTTTCGAGCAAACTTGTCGCCATTACTTGTGAGCTTCGCCTGACACTTCACATTCTTGTTCCTGACACTACATCGCCAGATTGTACCGCCATTCTTCAACGTCTTAAAGACTGAGTACGAGTATCCATCTGTACTGATGACGATAGGGTTGCCGTGCTTGCTACCTGTTGGGAGATGGTGGAAGACCACGGGTTGCTCTTCTACGATCGACGTGTTAAGTGGCGCTTCTTGTATGGAATTCTCGACAATCTCTTGGGGACGCTCAAAAGGTGTGTCAATGGTAATACTGTCGTTGGCGTTGACAATTTCAGGCTCTGGCTCAGGTTCAGGCTCGGGTTCAGACTCAATGGTAGTAGACTCATTCAAATCAGCTAGTGTAGGCTCAGGTTCAGGTTCATCATGTAGTTGGACGTCCATGGGCTCCATTTCGTGAGTGTCCTCTGGTGTGGCATCATCAAGAGACTCATTCAGATCAACAAGTGAAGGCTCAGGTTCAAGGTCATCATGTAGTTGGACGTCCATGGGCTCCATTTCCTGAGTGTCGTCTCGTGATGCATCATTAATAACATTTTGTTCTTGCAGAAGACAGGGGATACACTTGAAAGGAATGTCAAGCCCTTGTTCTACAGCCTGCTTATACTCTTTCCTGCTGATTCCTGTACAGAACAAATTTAAAACACCTATGTATTGTGCAACAAGTATTTATGATATattcaaattttttaattttgcatactGTTAtatcagggttggcatattgatcggtcaattgagtattgaccgggctgGCGGTAAATACCCGGttaaatacaaagtaagtactggTCATTACTGGGTATTACTGATCAATACTGGTCGTTtgaaaattatagcatttaaacatcacaaaagaagattttaatcaaatacgatattaaatcaatcattattctgaaATTGATACGTTTTTTTTGTAagtaatttattgtaaaaaaaatctttaaagctataaaaaataattctttattatttttggAAACGGCCTATAATatataaggactaaggcaatatctttatctcagtgtatcacatctgttacttaagttttattaaccaggtttttaaccaggttttccgaaggaaaaaactggttattagattggcgaatgcgggcgggctggctggctggctggcgggctggcggaataagcttgtccgggccataactatgtcgttcattgtcagattttaaaatcatttggcacatttgttcaccatcattgg contains:
- the LOC127850145 gene encoding uncharacterized protein LOC127850145 isoform X2 is translated as MEPMDVQLHDDLEPEPSLVDLNESLDDATPEDTHEMEPMDVQLHDEPEPEPTLADLNESTTIESEPEPEPEPEPEIVNANDSITIDTPFERPQEIVENSIQEAPLNTSIVEEQPVVFHHLPTGSKHGNPIVISTDGYSYSVFKTLKNGGTIWRCSVRNKNVKCQAKLTSNGDKFARNSTNHCHPADPSLLYKKEKSVKIKEDSSNHLYHSAMDLARTALSDRGTRPNLPTAESLQRKANRHRKSQRPSEPTNLEFAVNQDYLNCGDYIIADLRVDRERHILFSTPRQLEILRSTKRWFMDGTFKVSVYLIVYSLSGFGDFNSTNTYGNYFI
- the LOC127850145 gene encoding uncharacterized protein LOC127850145 isoform X1, which encodes MQIVFTHCPHIYQNNFREYHTIGIYCYSVKMPPKQIFLCIDSNCKKKHVNSSDFAVSCDNCGLWQHIRCGDTGISRKEYKQAVEQGLDIPFKCIPCLLQEQNVINDASRDDTQEMEPMDVQLHDDLEPEPSLVDLNESLDDATPEDTHEMEPMDVQLHDEPEPEPTLADLNESTTIESEPEPEPEPEPEIVNANDSITIDTPFERPQEIVENSIQEAPLNTSIVEEQPVVFHHLPTGSKHGNPIVISTDGYSYSVFKTLKNGGTIWRCSVRNKNVKCQAKLTSNGDKFARNSTNHCHPADPSLLYKKEKSVKIKEDSSNHLYHSAMDLARTALSDRGTRPNLPTAESLQRKANRHRKSQRPSEPTNLEFAVNQDYLNCGDYIIADLRVDRERHILFSTPRQLEILRSTKRWFMDGTFKVSVYLIVYSLSGFGDFNSTNTYGNYFI